In Fodinibius saliphilus, the sequence GGTTGCTACCATAACGATAAGGAGGAGCGTAAAAAGGGTGAACTGGATGATAGGATTGGAAACAATTTTTTTCTGCATCTGATTGCTGTTTATTCCAAGTTAGAGCTGTTACTATCACGTAGTTGAACTTGAAAAAAAATAAATTGTTCCGAAATTTTTAGAAATGTAAGGGTATTGCCAATTTAAGTAAGCTATATAAGCAAACTATTATCATTTAATGATTGAACTATTACGGTGAAACAATTATTCTTAGACCCAAACAACTGAAACTGATATTGAAAGCTTTATTATGATTACAACTGCTCAATTTACTTATATCCCTCTAAAAGCATCTGACCCCCGTGAAAGTGTAGACTTTTTGTTAGAGTTAGTGGCGCAACATGATGTTGAGGTTGATGTAAACTATATGTCAACAAGTGTGCGCGGTGAGACAGAAGTGGTTTTTGAGCTCATCCATGAGATGTATAATACAATGACGATAGAAAAAGAAGAGTTTCGTTTTCACGTAGAACTGTTGAGTCCAGTTGCAGAAGATAAAGATCCGGTTGAGATTCCAACTGAAGATGACTAACAGCGTGATTCTCATTTTTAAAGCCCAATACTGTTAAGGTGTTGGGCTTTTTTTATGGAATAAAAGTAGTTTTTACTCGTATGAATATATTGTGCAATACCACTACCATTTTTGTATCTTTAGCGTTCTTTTGAGAAAGCCAAAATGCTGTTGACGGCACACCTTTATGACTCAGATACGCAACTTTAGTATTATCGCCCACATCGATCACGGTAAATCGACACTCGCAGATCGCCTGCTAGAGCGTACCGGTGCTATCACCGAACGCGAAATGCAGGAGCAGATTCTCGACGATATGGATCTGGAGCGGGAGCGTGGTATTACCATTAAGAGTCATGCTATTAAGATGGATTACGAGCGCCCAAGCGGCGAGCGTGTGATTTTTAACCTTATCGATACTCCCGGTCACGTGGATTTTGCTTATGAGGTATCGCGTGCTTTAAAAGCATGTGAAGGGGCATTACTTGTGGTCGATGCATCACAAGGAATTGAGGCACAGACAATATCAACGCTTTATCAAGCCATGGAGCAGGATCTGGAAATTGTGCCCGTACTTAATAAAATTGATCTTCCGGGAGCTGATCCGGAAGGAGTAGGACAGCAGATCGTAGATCTTATTGGATGTGACCATGATGAGATTTTAGAAGTCTCAGGAAAGACTGGTGAAGGAGTTGATGAACTGCTTGAGGCCATTGTAGAACGCATACCTCCACCGGGACGAGAAGATGAAAAACCGCTGCGAGCTCTTATCTTTGATTCTATTCACGACAGTTACCGTGGTTCCATTGTGTATGTTCGTGTAATGGAAGG encodes:
- a CDS encoding thiamine-binding protein, whose protein sequence is MITTAQFTYIPLKASDPRESVDFLLELVAQHDVEVDVNYMSTSVRGETEVVFELIHEMYNTMTIEKEEFRFHVELLSPVAEDKDPVEIPTEDD